GTGCTGGCCAGCAACACGCTCTTGCGCCCCGTGGTCAACCACATCAACCGCAGCCCCCTGAGCAGCGCCTCGGCCGAGGCGACCTACCACGTCTATGCGCTGTGCCGGCGCGGCGACCAGTCGGACGTGCGCGAGCGCATGGTGCAGCTGCTGGACGACGCGCACTACCCCGTGCGCACCGTGCACAAAAACCACCTGGGCCTGCGCGACACGGAGATCGAGGCGGTGCTGTACGCCACCTCGGTCGATGGCCAGGAGCTGGAAGCGGCCGTGCAGCGCATCGAGCAGCTGCCGGGCGTGCTGCAGGCCTACTGGAACGCCGGCAGCGCGCACACGGGCTGAGGGCGGATCTACTCCGCGAACAGCCCGCCCGAGGCCCGCGGCGGCGCCACGCCCAAATGGCGGTAGGCCGCCAGCGTGGCGATGCGCCCGCGCGGCGTGCGCTGCAGGAAGCCCTGCTGAATCAGGTAGGGCTCGATCACGTCCTCGATGGTGCCGCTTTCCTCGCCGATGCTGGCGGCGATGTTGTCCAGCCCTACGGGGCCGCCGTCGAAGCGGTGCACCACGGCCTCCAGGAGCTTTCTGTCCATCACGTCGAAACCCTGCGGGTCCACGTCCAGCATGGTCAGGGCCAGCTTTGCGATATCGAGCGTGATGCGCCCGTCGCCCTTCACGTCGGCATAGTCGCGCACGCGGCGCAGCAGGCGGTTGGCGATGCGCGGCGTGCCGCGCGAGCGGCGGGCGATCTCGAAGGCGCCGTCGTCTTCGATCGGCGCATGGAGCAGCCCGGCCGAGCGGCGCACGATGCGCGCCAGCTCTTCGGGCGTGTAGAACTCCAGCCGCGCCACGATGCCGAAGCGGTCGCGCAGCGGATTGGTGAGCATGCCCGCGCGCGTGGTGGCGCCCACCAGGGTGAAGGGCTGCAGATCCAGCTTGATGGAGCGCGCGGCCGGCCCCTCACCGATCATGATGTCGATCTGGTAGTCCTCCAGCGCCGGGTAGAGGATTTCCTCGACCACCGGCGACAGGCGGTGGATCTCGTCGATGAACAAGACGTCGTTCTTTTCCAGGTTGGTGAGCAGCGCCGCCAGGTCCTTGGGTTTTTCCAGCACCGGGCCGCTGGTCTGGCGCAGCTGCACGCCCAGCTCGGTGGCGATGATGTGGCTGAGCGTGGTCTTGCCCAGGCCCGGCGGGCCGAACAGCAGCACGTGGTCCAGCGCCTCGCCGCGCTTTTTCGCCGCGCCGATGAAAATCTCCAGCTGCTCGCGCGCCTTGGCCTGGCCCACGTATTCATCCAGGAGCTTGGGGCGCAGGGCGCGCTCCAGTGCCTCTTCCTGGGGGGATGTGGGCGCGTTGGACACCATGCGGTTGCGCCCCGGCGGCGGCGGGGCATCGGGGGCGAAGTCGTCGGTATGGATGGTCATGCTGGCGGCATTGTGCGCCGGCTGCGCCCGGCCAATAGCCCTGCCTGCGGATAACGGCTCTGCGGCTTTGGGTAACATCGTTGCCCGCTTTTGCCATCCGTTGTTTCCCGGACTGCGCGCCCGCGCGCGGCCCGGCTGCCGTACATGACCCATCCGAATCCGACCCCGTCCTCCCTGCTCAGCCGCATTGCCATCGCCATCGGCAGCTTCTTCGCCATCCTGGGCGACGCCCGCCTGGCCCAGGGCGTGCTGCGCCTGCGCGCAGGCGAGGCGCTGGCCGCCGACGCGCCGCCGCGCGAAGTGCGCGTGGAGGTGCCGGTCGAGAAAATCGTCGAAACCCGCATCGAGGTGCCCGTGGAGCGCGTCGTCGAAAGGGCGCTGGAAGTGCACGCCCCCACCGCCGCCCTGCAGCTGCTGGGGCTGCTGCAGCGCCAGGCGCGCTTTGTCGATTTCGTGCAGGAGGACGTGGCCGGCTACGGCGACGCGGAGATCGGCGCCGCCGCCCGCGTGGTGCACGAGGGCTGCCGCAAGGTGCTGGCCGAGCACTTCAGCCTGGCGCCCGTGCGCAGCGAGCCCGAAGGCAGCCGCGTGACGCTGCCCGCCGGCTTTGACGCTGCCGCCGTGCACGTCAGCGGCAACGTGGTCGGCCAGCCGCCCTTTGCCGGCACCTTGGCCCACCGCGGCTGGCAGGCCGAGGACGTGCGCCTGCCGCAGATCACCGACCCGCAGGCCGCGCGCATCCTGGCGCAGGCGGAGGTGGAGCTGTGAACGCTATCGATTCAATAGCTGCCAGCGCAGGCGGGACGGGCGCTGGAGGCCAAAAACACCCTGAATCACGCTACAGCGTCGGCATCGACCTGGGCACCACGCACTGTGCGCTGTCGTGGGTGGACGAGGCGCACAGCGACGGCGAGCGCGTGGCCCAGGGCGTGCTGGACATCCCCCAGCTCGTGGCGCCCGCCAGCGTGCAGGCGCAGGCCCTGCTGCCGTCGTTTCTGTACCTGCCGCATGAGAGCGAGCTGAGCGCCGCCGACCGCGCCCTGCCCGGCCAGGACGCAGCCCAGCCCTTCGTCGTGGGCGAGTTCGCCCGCGCGCGCGGCGCGGCCACGCCGATCCGGCTGGTCGCCAGCGCCAAGAGCTGGCTGTGCCACGGCGGCGTGGACCGGCGCGCGCCCATCCTGCCGGCCGATGCGCCGGCGGACGAAGTGCAGCGCATCTCGCCGCTGGCCGCCAGCACCGAATACCT
The DNA window shown above is from Pulveribacter suum and carries:
- the ruvB gene encoding Holliday junction branch migration DNA helicase RuvB, encoding MTIHTDDFAPDAPPPPGRNRMVSNAPTSPQEEALERALRPKLLDEYVGQAKAREQLEIFIGAAKKRGEALDHVLLFGPPGLGKTTLSHIIATELGVQLRQTSGPVLEKPKDLAALLTNLEKNDVLFIDEIHRLSPVVEEILYPALEDYQIDIMIGEGPAARSIKLDLQPFTLVGATTRAGMLTNPLRDRFGIVARLEFYTPEELARIVRRSAGLLHAPIEDDGAFEIARRSRGTPRIANRLLRRVRDYADVKGDGRITLDIAKLALTMLDVDPQGFDVMDRKLLEAVVHRFDGGPVGLDNIAASIGEESGTIEDVIEPYLIQQGFLQRTPRGRIATLAAYRHLGVAPPRASGGLFAE
- a CDS encoding DUF2760 domain-containing protein, whose translation is MTHPNPTPSSLLSRIAIAIGSFFAILGDARLAQGVLRLRAGEALAADAPPREVRVEVPVEKIVETRIEVPVERVVERALEVHAPTAALQLLGLLQRQARFVDFVQEDVAGYGDAEIGAAARVVHEGCRKVLAEHFSLAPVRSEPEGSRVTLPAGFDAAAVHVSGNVVGQPPFAGTLAHRGWQAEDVRLPQITDPQAARILAQAEVEL